CGTCTCATTAAGTAGATGTTTGATTCTCCGGAACGTAGAAAGGAGATTTCTCTTGAGATATGAGATCAAAAATTCAGATTTAAGTTCCTTCGTTGAAAGTTGTAAACCCTTACTTTTGGGTATGCCATATCCATGTTACGTAATGGATTTGGAGGGCAGTATTGTTTTTTCGAATGAAGCCGTTCAAGGATTAACAGGATGTGAAAGACATCCTGATTATCAATGGAATTTTGTCTCGTTTTTAGAAGAAGAAGAGATTGATAAGACGATTGAGCATATTAATACTGTCCTCAAAGGAGAAAGGAAGAGTATTCAAACAAAGATTAGAAATCGGAACGGTCATGTAATAGATGTAAATATCCTTTCTATTCCCGTTAAAGTAGATGGTGTAATTCTAGGTATTTGCGGCTATATTACCAGCACAGCAAATGAAAAGAATCTTTCACCTTCCACTACTCGGAACTAGGATACTATTTTTACGGGTATTAAGAGGATTGATCGAATCGTTGTGGATAGTACGAAAAGGAAAAAGGCAGAGGAAAAATTAACGTTTTTAGCTTTTCATGATTCTTTGACAGGTTTGCCAAACCGAAGGAAATTGGACCATGAGCTTCATAAAACGTTAAATGAAGCAAAGGAAAGGAAAATGAAGGTCGGGGTACTATTCCTGGATCT
This genomic stretch from Neobacillus niacini harbors:
- a CDS encoding PAS domain S-box protein translates to MRYEIKNSDLSSFVESCKPLLLGMPYPCYVMDLEGSIVFSNEAVQGLTGCERHPDYQWNFVSFLEEEEIDKTIEHINTVLKGERKSIQTKIRNRNGHVIDVNILSIPVKVDGVILGICGYITSTANEKNLSPSTTRN